Proteins found in one Oncorhynchus mykiss isolate Arlee chromosome 3, USDA_OmykA_1.1, whole genome shotgun sequence genomic segment:
- the LOC110505395 gene encoding ADP-ribosylation factor-like protein 6 isoform X4, with protein MGLLDKLSGWLGLKKKEVNVLCLGLDNSGKTTIINQLKPTNQSLFGPLSDDWKHVSQTQTQDIVPTIGFNIEKFKSSSLSFTVFDMSGQSRYRNLWEHYYKESHAIIFVIDSGDKLRMVVAKEELDTLLNHQDIRSRRLPVLFFANKSDLREAMSLVKVSQLLCLENIKDKPWHICASNAVKGEGLMEGVDWLQDHIKTMKT; from the exons ATGGGCCTGTTAGATAAACTGTCGGGATGGCTGGGGCTGAAGAAGAAAGAAGTGAACGTGTTGTGTTTGGGACTGGACAACAGCGGGAAAACGACCATCATCAACCAACTCAAACCCACTAAT CAAAGCTTATTTGGCCCACTCTCAGACGACTGGAAACATGTTAGTCAG ACCCAGACACAAGACATTGTCCCAACTATTGGCTTCAACATAGAAAAATTCAAGAGTTCAAG TTTGTCCTTCACAGTGTTTGACATGTCTGGTCAGAGCAGATATAGAAACCTATGGGAACATTACTACAA AGAGAGTCACGCCATCATATTTGTCATCGATAGTGGAGATAAATTACGGATGGTCGTTGCCAAAGAAGAGCTGGATACTCTTCTCAATCACCAAG ACATCCGCAGCAGGAGGTTGCCAGTGCTGTTCTTTGCTAATAAGAGTGACCTGAGAGAAGCCATGTCTTTAGTCAAAGTCTCTCAGCTGCTCTGTCTGGAAAACATCAAGGACAAACCCTGGCATATATG TGCCAGTAATGCTGTAAAAGGAGAGGGTCTAATGGAGGGGGTGGACTGGCTACAAG ATCATATCAAAACAATGAAGACTTGA
- the LOC110505395 gene encoding ADP-ribosylation factor-like protein 6 isoform X1 — protein sequence MGLLDKLSGWLGLKKKEVNVLCLGLDNSGKTTIINQLKPTNQSLFGPLSDDWKHVSQVKTQTQDIVPTIGFNIEKFKSSSLSFTVFDMSGQSRYRNLWEHYYKESHAIIFVIDSGDKLRMVVAKEELDTLLNHQDIRSRRLPVLFFANKSDLREAMSLVKVSQLLCLENIKDKPWHICASNAVKGEGLMEGVDWLQEQIAQSYQNNEDLMK from the exons ATGGGCCTGTTAGATAAACTGTCGGGATGGCTGGGGCTGAAGAAGAAAGAAGTGAACGTGTTGTGTTTGGGACTGGACAACAGCGGGAAAACGACCATCATCAACCAACTCAAACCCACTAAT CAAAGCTTATTTGGCCCACTCTCAGACGACTGGAAACATGTTAGTCAGGTAAAG ACCCAGACACAAGACATTGTCCCAACTATTGGCTTCAACATAGAAAAATTCAAGAGTTCAAG TTTGTCCTTCACAGTGTTTGACATGTCTGGTCAGAGCAGATATAGAAACCTATGGGAACATTACTACAA AGAGAGTCACGCCATCATATTTGTCATCGATAGTGGAGATAAATTACGGATGGTCGTTGCCAAAGAAGAGCTGGATACTCTTCTCAATCACCAAG ACATCCGCAGCAGGAGGTTGCCAGTGCTGTTCTTTGCTAATAAGAGTGACCTGAGAGAAGCCATGTCTTTAGTCAAAGTCTCTCAGCTGCTCTGTCTGGAAAACATCAAGGACAAACCCTGGCATATATG TGCCAGTAATGCTGTAAAAGGAGAGGGTCTAATGGAGGGGGTGGACTGGCTACAAG AGCAAATTGCACA ATCATATCAAAACAATGAAGACTTGATGAAATAA
- the LOC110505395 gene encoding ADP-ribosylation factor-like protein 6 isoform X2: protein MGLLDKLSGWLGLKKKEVNVLCLGLDNSGKTTIINQLKPTNQSLFGPLSDDWKHVSQTQTQDIVPTIGFNIEKFKSSSLSFTVFDMSGQSRYRNLWEHYYKESHAIIFVIDSGDKLRMVVAKEELDTLLNHQDIRSRRLPVLFFANKSDLREAMSLVKVSQLLCLENIKDKPWHICASNAVKGEGLMEGVDWLQEQIAQSYQNNEDLMK, encoded by the exons ATGGGCCTGTTAGATAAACTGTCGGGATGGCTGGGGCTGAAGAAGAAAGAAGTGAACGTGTTGTGTTTGGGACTGGACAACAGCGGGAAAACGACCATCATCAACCAACTCAAACCCACTAAT CAAAGCTTATTTGGCCCACTCTCAGACGACTGGAAACATGTTAGTCAG ACCCAGACACAAGACATTGTCCCAACTATTGGCTTCAACATAGAAAAATTCAAGAGTTCAAG TTTGTCCTTCACAGTGTTTGACATGTCTGGTCAGAGCAGATATAGAAACCTATGGGAACATTACTACAA AGAGAGTCACGCCATCATATTTGTCATCGATAGTGGAGATAAATTACGGATGGTCGTTGCCAAAGAAGAGCTGGATACTCTTCTCAATCACCAAG ACATCCGCAGCAGGAGGTTGCCAGTGCTGTTCTTTGCTAATAAGAGTGACCTGAGAGAAGCCATGTCTTTAGTCAAAGTCTCTCAGCTGCTCTGTCTGGAAAACATCAAGGACAAACCCTGGCATATATG TGCCAGTAATGCTGTAAAAGGAGAGGGTCTAATGGAGGGGGTGGACTGGCTACAAG AGCAAATTGCACA ATCATATCAAAACAATGAAGACTTGATGAAATAA
- the LOC110504443 gene encoding F-box only protein 47 has translation MATVARKFTMTQKFHRRRSRRQPYPVRTITTRSQGMASGCFFERLPAEVFDMVLDRLSVLEISVFSMVSKAISRYIVNHISTQTWRNRMILQKLRHCSSPSSPPPKEDPATLGHYKALGLLFKRCTLLLPTKDRLKFIYSKFSQVPCFMMEQCTASTGCPFFSSYGVFLQTLIAGWDELECHRVFNFLCDFTNLPRKIELVVTGKPGACQRLELQIRAFCRQVLLEPWSSRRDTLFWLTRILQSWPMVSQARLLFILYGPRLPDGSLGWQEQLGAGVAQCSLWDLAKAVILLHSDLEARDWTTDTVLAILEELTVLPQAWHVESVARLLILCGNSLCYSILASKALNGRLFEISRLLVYLILVCEKDGYCMNWSVRMVQQVCQVFLSPSDRWSFIQSVENMFSEVTMEMYEVVVAGNRHEDMETFQCLLNASAHFHTEIVYMFLKKA, from the exons ATGGCGACAGTCGCCAGGAAATTCACCATGACCCAGAAGTTCCACCGCCGACGGTCCCGTCGCCAGCCCTATCCGGTGAGAACCATCACGACCCGGAGTCAGGGCATGGCCAGTGGCTGCTTCTTCGAGAGGCTGCCTGCAGAGGTCTTTGACATGGTCCTGGACAGACTCTCTG TGCTTGAGATCAGTGTATTCAGCATGGTGTCCAAGGCCATCAGTCGCTACATTGTGAATCACatctctactcagacctggagaaACAGAATGATCCTACAGAAGCTCCGGCactgctcctctccctcctctcctcctcccaaaGAGGACCCCGCCACCCTGGGACACTACAAAGCGCTGG GGTTGTTGTTCAAGAGGTGTACCCTGTTGCTACCTACAAAGGACAGGTTGAAGTTTATATATAGCAAGTTCTCCCAG gTCCCGTGCTTCATGATGGAGCAGTGCACTGCCTCAACAGGCTGCCCTTTCTTCTCCAGCTACGGAGTTTTCTTGCAG ACATTGATTGCGGGCTGGGATGAGCTGGAGTGTCACCGGGTCTTCAACTTCCTGTGTGACTTCACAAACCTTCCCCGGAAGATCGAGTTGGTCGTCACTGGAAAGCCAG GAGCATGTCAGCGGTTGGAGCTGCAGATCCGTGCGTTCTGTCGTCAGGTTCTGTTGGAGCCGTGGAGCAGCCGAAGAGACACTCTGTTCTGGCTCACCAGGATCCTCCAGTCCTGGCCCATGGTCTCACAGGCCAGGCTACTGTTCATACTCTATGGACCACGGCTGCCTGACG GTTCTCTGGGCTGGCAGGAGCAGCTGGGTGCAGGAGTAGCCCAGTGTTCTCTGTGGGACTTGGCCAAGGCTGTGATCCTGCTCCACAGTGACCTGGAGGCTAGAGACTGGACCACTGACACCGTACTGGCCATACTGGAGGAactcacag TGCTCCCCCAGGCGTGGCATGTAGAGAGCGTGGCCAGGCTGTTGATCCTGTGTGGGAACAGTCTGTGTTACAGTATTCTGGCTAGCAAGGCTCTCAACGGACGCCTCTTTGAGATCTCACGACTCCTCGTCTACCTCATACTG GTGTGTGAGAAGGACGGCTACTGTATGAACTGGTCGGTGAGGATGGTGCAGCAGGTGTGCCAGGTGTTCTTGTCGCCGTCAGACAGGTGGTCATTCATCCAGAgcgttgagaacatgttctcagagGTTACCATGGAGATGTACGAGGTTGTCGTGGCAG gtAACCGTCATGAGGACATGGAGACCTTCCAGTGCCTCCTGAATGCCAGCGCTCACTTCCACACTGAGATAGTCTACATGTTCCTCAAGAAGGCTTGA
- the LOC110505395 gene encoding ADP-ribosylation factor-like protein 6 isoform X5, with protein MGLLDKLSGWLGLKKKEVNVLCLGLDNSGKTTIINQLKPTNTQTQDIVPTIGFNIEKFKSSSLSFTVFDMSGQSRYRNLWEHYYKESHAIIFVIDSGDKLRMVVAKEELDTLLNHQDIRSRRLPVLFFANKSDLREAMSLVKVSQLLCLENIKDKPWHICASNAVKGEGLMEGVDWLQEQIAQSYQNNEDLMK; from the exons ATGGGCCTGTTAGATAAACTGTCGGGATGGCTGGGGCTGAAGAAGAAAGAAGTGAACGTGTTGTGTTTGGGACTGGACAACAGCGGGAAAACGACCATCATCAACCAACTCAAACCCACTAAT ACCCAGACACAAGACATTGTCCCAACTATTGGCTTCAACATAGAAAAATTCAAGAGTTCAAG TTTGTCCTTCACAGTGTTTGACATGTCTGGTCAGAGCAGATATAGAAACCTATGGGAACATTACTACAA AGAGAGTCACGCCATCATATTTGTCATCGATAGTGGAGATAAATTACGGATGGTCGTTGCCAAAGAAGAGCTGGATACTCTTCTCAATCACCAAG ACATCCGCAGCAGGAGGTTGCCAGTGCTGTTCTTTGCTAATAAGAGTGACCTGAGAGAAGCCATGTCTTTAGTCAAAGTCTCTCAGCTGCTCTGTCTGGAAAACATCAAGGACAAACCCTGGCATATATG TGCCAGTAATGCTGTAAAAGGAGAGGGTCTAATGGAGGGGGTGGACTGGCTACAAG AGCAAATTGCACA ATCATATCAAAACAATGAAGACTTGATGAAATAA
- the LOC110505395 gene encoding ADP-ribosylation factor-like protein 6 isoform X6: MGLLDKLSGWLGLKKKEVNVLCLGLDNSGKTTIINQLKPTNTQTQDIVPTIGFNIEKFKSSSLSFTVFDMSGQSRYRNLWEHYYKESHAIIFVIDSGDKLRMVVAKEELDTLLNHQDIRSRRLPVLFFANKSDLREAMSLVKVSQLLCLENIKDKPWHICASNAVKGEGLMEGVDWLQDHIKTMKT; this comes from the exons ATGGGCCTGTTAGATAAACTGTCGGGATGGCTGGGGCTGAAGAAGAAAGAAGTGAACGTGTTGTGTTTGGGACTGGACAACAGCGGGAAAACGACCATCATCAACCAACTCAAACCCACTAAT ACCCAGACACAAGACATTGTCCCAACTATTGGCTTCAACATAGAAAAATTCAAGAGTTCAAG TTTGTCCTTCACAGTGTTTGACATGTCTGGTCAGAGCAGATATAGAAACCTATGGGAACATTACTACAA AGAGAGTCACGCCATCATATTTGTCATCGATAGTGGAGATAAATTACGGATGGTCGTTGCCAAAGAAGAGCTGGATACTCTTCTCAATCACCAAG ACATCCGCAGCAGGAGGTTGCCAGTGCTGTTCTTTGCTAATAAGAGTGACCTGAGAGAAGCCATGTCTTTAGTCAAAGTCTCTCAGCTGCTCTGTCTGGAAAACATCAAGGACAAACCCTGGCATATATG TGCCAGTAATGCTGTAAAAGGAGAGGGTCTAATGGAGGGGGTGGACTGGCTACAAG ATCATATCAAAACAATGAAGACTTGA
- the LOC110505395 gene encoding ADP-ribosylation factor-like protein 6 isoform X3 yields the protein MGLLDKLSGWLGLKKKEVNVLCLGLDNSGKTTIINQLKPTNQSLFGPLSDDWKHVSQVKTQTQDIVPTIGFNIEKFKSSSLSFTVFDMSGQSRYRNLWEHYYKESHAIIFVIDSGDKLRMVVAKEELDTLLNHQDIRSRRLPVLFFANKSDLREAMSLVKVSQLLCLENIKDKPWHICASNAVKGEGLMEGVDWLQDHIKTMKT from the exons ATGGGCCTGTTAGATAAACTGTCGGGATGGCTGGGGCTGAAGAAGAAAGAAGTGAACGTGTTGTGTTTGGGACTGGACAACAGCGGGAAAACGACCATCATCAACCAACTCAAACCCACTAAT CAAAGCTTATTTGGCCCACTCTCAGACGACTGGAAACATGTTAGTCAGGTAAAG ACCCAGACACAAGACATTGTCCCAACTATTGGCTTCAACATAGAAAAATTCAAGAGTTCAAG TTTGTCCTTCACAGTGTTTGACATGTCTGGTCAGAGCAGATATAGAAACCTATGGGAACATTACTACAA AGAGAGTCACGCCATCATATTTGTCATCGATAGTGGAGATAAATTACGGATGGTCGTTGCCAAAGAAGAGCTGGATACTCTTCTCAATCACCAAG ACATCCGCAGCAGGAGGTTGCCAGTGCTGTTCTTTGCTAATAAGAGTGACCTGAGAGAAGCCATGTCTTTAGTCAAAGTCTCTCAGCTGCTCTGTCTGGAAAACATCAAGGACAAACCCTGGCATATATG TGCCAGTAATGCTGTAAAAGGAGAGGGTCTAATGGAGGGGGTGGACTGGCTACAAG ATCATATCAAAACAATGAAGACTTGA